In Lodderomyces elongisporus chromosome 2, complete sequence, the following proteins share a genomic window:
- the MEU1 gene encoding S-methyl-5-thioadenosine phosphorylase (BUSCO:EOG09263KB4), protein MFVHREKVDLSKLPHTYDGEVTLAVIGGTGLYDLPNLKPIARLTVSTPWGFPSGPITISQTDSGFPVAFLARHGQHHDLLPSDVPSRANIAALKKLGVKAIIAFSAVGSLQPEIKPRDFVLPTQIIDRTKGIRPSTFFEKGFVAHAMFGEPFDLKLNELIANAIPSSGFLEGENDAKPTLHTKKHTNDNEDLTIICMEGPQFSTRAESKLYRSWGGSIINMSVLPEAKLAREAEIAYQMICMSTDYDSWNESEEPVTVETVVGNLKANSANACKLAAKLIDEFAEKGQGIGDDIKGSMKFAVSTSPHGVKKELLEKMHYLFPGYWEV, encoded by the coding sequence ATGTTTGTTCATAGAGAAAAGGTTGACTTGTCCAAGTTGCCACATACTTATGATGGTGAAGTGACCCTTGCTGTTATTGGAGGTACCGGTTTATACGATTTGCCCAATTTGAAACCAATTGCAAGGTTGACTGTTAGTACACCATGGGGATTCCCATCGGGACCAATCACCATTTCTCAAACTGATTCTGGCTTTCCTGTTGCGTTTTTAGCAAGACATGGACAACACCATGACTTGTTACCTAGCGATGTTCCTTCAAGAGCCAATATTGCCgcattgaaaaaattgggtGTCAAGGCCATAATTGCATTCTCAGCCGTTGGATCATTGCAACCAGAGATCAAGCCAAGAGACTTTGTTTTGCCTACCCAAATCATCGATAGAACAAAGGGAATCAGACCATCTACTTTTTTCGAAAAGGGGTTTGTTGCTCATGCAATGTTTGGTGAACCATTCGACTTGAAATTGAACGAACTCATTGCCAATGCAATCCCATCAAGCGGATTCCTTGAAGGCGAAAACGATGCAAAACCAACATTACACACCAAGAAACACACAAATGACAATGAAGACCTCACCATTATCTGTATGGAGGGCCCACAGTTCTCTACACGTGCCGAGTCCAAACTATACAGATCCTGGGGTGGCTCAATCATCAACATGTCAGTATTGCCCGAAGCCAAATTGGCACGTGAGGCTGAGATTGCCTATCAAATGATTTGTATGTCTACTGACTACGACTCATGGAATGAAAGCGAAGAGCCAGTCACCGTGGAAACCGTTGTTGGCAACCTCAAAGCCAACTCTGCCAATGCATGCAAATTGGCGGCCAAATTAATTGACGAGTTTGCTGAAAAGGGCCAAGGTATTGGGGATGATATCAAAGGCTCCATGAAGTTTGCAGTGAGCACAAGTCCACATGGGGTCAAGAAGGAATTGTTAGAAAAGATGCACTATTTATTCCCAGGCTACTGGGAAGTCTAA